gatgcaaaaaaacaacaacaagaAGAGTCGTGCTATGAATACCTCCTGTATGTTTTTTGTACGATACACCAGATCAAATAATTAGTAAACAACCACTTGGAATGAGTGGTTAGCTATCTCAAAAACAATCAGTAAACAACGATAATGCTAACTGGCGAGCATTCGCTCAAAAGAAACTCCTAGCCAACGCCCTCGCAAATGTTTGATCTACAGTTTTCTTTTAGATGCCTCATCTAATAAGGAATTGCCATGCTAGTTTTAAAAAATTGCCACCCGTCAATAACTAAAATTGCCATGGAAATCATTGTAAATGTCATCCTCCCGGTGAATGTTCGTCAGCTAAGAGAGTCCATAAACAATTGGTGTATGTAACGGAAATACAACGGACATTTGGATTTCGAAACTGCCTTACGTACAATATTTGCCCCATACGATATTGTACGACAAGACACAGGCCCATTCCCAACGTTTGGGCCCACTACACCAGAACAGTCTGCTCGTACCTAAAATCGTATGAAGGTTGATCGGGGAGCaattagttaacgagcgctccttgggGAGCCccacaacgatcagcgccacttggcgcgctctcagtcattcgccacgtgtcgcgctctggacgctccctccggattttttttctatttttctgcacgcGTTTTCGAATTTTTAAAATgggtttttctgtttttttcgaCGTATTGGTTTTttcccggtcttccttagcttttcgatcaaaaaaaattttgaaatttttttgcACGAAAAtacgtgttttctttttttttctttcgcgaaagtcacgatttttttcgcaagaggcacgaccgtgcctttcggaaacgaaaaaagtcgttttttcttttttttaatttcgcgagagtcacggttttgcttccgcgagaggtacggttgtgctttcgcgagagtcacggccgtgcctttcggaaaggaaaaaacaaaaagtgttttttgttttttttctttcgcgagagtcacggttttgcttccacaagaggcacggttgtgctttcgtgagtGTCACGGCCGAGCCTCtcagaaagggaaaaaatacgtgttttctattttttttctttcgcgagagtcatgcttttgcttccgcgagaggtacggttttgctttcgcgagagtcacggccgtacctctcggaaacgaaaaaaaaacgcgttttctgttttttttccttccacgagagtcacggttttgtttccaCAAAAGGTAcgggtgtgatttcgcgagaggcacgggcgtgcctctttcggaaaaggaaaaaaaccgtgctcccggttcgaTTTTTTCACccggttttttcatgaaataaaagtttgtcaaaacctatcaacatgggatctagttttgaagatcttgacgcgaggaatccaatgatgaaaacggttcgagatttgaacgcacggtttaaaagataaaatgttttgaataaacggatctatgaaaaaagggaaaactcctaggttgcgacaagtggcgcgctgcatgtgcgccatttgtgcgccacttgtcgcaacctaagaaagtggagtgttctttgcaacggatgagacttgcctgctcccccatccgtgctcccgcatggCATGATTTGATTCGAACAAAATTAGGCCCGACCCCATCCCTTAAAATTAGGGAGGAGATGATTAGATTATTAGAAAGAAAAAAGATAAAAGGACAGCAGTAGGATAAAGTGGAAGCACGAATGAAAGCATCGAGAGAGAGCAGGCAAGCCGAATTCCTTTGCAACGAGTatcccttaattagtgatttcgggttGATCCTACGTATAACAGCGCTCTTTGGATTTAGCGTCCTATACACATGTCGGACCATTGCGACTTGGCAGCCGGCCTGCAAAGCAACTGTGTACTACTGTATTTGTGTTAGCGTACAGCGAGCCACGTGTACCAATTTTCGTACTCGATGCTCAATGCGCCCTCACGGTCCGGCCCCGACAAGGCCGGCCATCAAGCTCGCCAGCCTCTGTCCCGCCTCGCCCTGCCTGACAACGTCAATGTCGCCCCCGACGGAGCACTCCTCGCCCGCTGCCTGCTCGTCGCTGCCGGCGCACCACTGTCCCGGCGTGACGCCGTCGAGCGGTCGCCTGAGCAGCTCCTCGTCTATCCTCTGCAGCAgcgcctcgtcgccgtcgtcaccGAAACGGCCGGCGAAGGCCGCGCCGCTGCTCACCACGGCGTCGTACCGCGACCGGTGAGGCGGCGCGGCATCCGGGACGGCGATCCGGAAGGTGTGGTTGACGGTGCTGTTCTTGAAGTGCGCCGAGTTGGCCATGACCGTCTGGAAGTAGAACTCCATGGGGTTCAGGGCGTTGCTGAAGTACATGAGCAGCGTCCTCGGGAGGTTGTCCGGCGCCACCACGCAGTGCTTGACGAAGGCCCGGCTCAGTATCGTCCAGGGAGAACCTTTGAAGAGCTCGAACGCATCAGGCTTCGGACGGTGCCCCGACGAGAAGGAGATCTCGGCGTTGGTGTTCTGCAGGAGATTCTGGTCCAGAACGACCACCGGCGCGGTCTCGGAGTCCATCCTGTGGTCGATGAAGTTGAGGTCCCTCGGCACGGTGGAGAAGGCGTAGAGAAGGTCTGCGCAGCGCACGCCaccattggttttgtcagtgacatGAAGAATCATCAATCGGAGCAAGGAAAATGGCGAGACGTGACGGATTGCAGCTCACCGTCCTGAGACACGAGCGGGTAGTCCGAGGCGGCGAGCGTGACGAGCCAGTCCCAGTCGGCGCCAATCCTCATGAGAACGGAGGCGCCGCGGagcacggcggcgacggcggacgcGCCGCGGCCGTCGACCGGGCTCCCCTTGCCGACGACGTGCACGTTGCCGTACTCGAGGAACGGCTGCTCCGACCTGACGTAGCCGGCCAGCCGCGCCCGCTCGTACGCGCCCGCGCCAGCGTCCAGGTGCAGCAGGTACCGGTTCCTCGGATGGTACACGGCCTTGAGCAGCCGCGTCATCCTGACGGAGTCGCCGTGCCCGCCGGAGATGTAGTACGCGAGCACCGGCGGGTACCCGGCCCCGCGCCTCGGCACGGTCGCCGGCGGCGCCGTCGACGCCGCGTCGGCGGCGTCCGGGCTGTAGGGGTCGTCGTACCCATACGCCGCATCCCTGAGGAAGGAGCTCGACGCGTAGCCGAGGACCAGCAGGCCGGTGGTGAGCGCGGCTAGCGACGCGAGCCCGGCACACGGGGAGCACGCCAGGAGCCAAGAAGCGCGAGGCATTGCGTGTATTCGATCAGACCCTCTCGCGGCCGTGCGTGTGCCGGTGGAATGGTCACCGGCGGTCCGGTACTAGTAGTTGCCCTCTTCAGCTTCTGGGTGTCAACGCTTGTGTTAGGTTGGGATCGATCATGGAGAGGCAGCACATAAGCACTGACGCCACCGCGAGGTGCCGATAATTAATAAAATTGGACATGGACGGAGAAGATATCTCCTCTTGATTTCTTGTTTTCTATCTGTTCCCTTGGTTTCATGTTCTATATTCTTGTGACATATGGTATGGATTCTTTTTTTTAGGATCATATGGTATGGAAATTAACATGAACTGTATCTGTATGTATACATGTATAACAAAGGAGAGGACGTGCTTCCAAGGAGACGCGAGCCGGCAGGCCGGGGCGGCCATGTCGCCAATCGTCCCAGCATCTCAATCATTGATAGCTGATGCATGGAGGATAGGCATGTCGACGTCTAGCGGCCGGCCGTCGCGCGTGCACGATCAGGGTGTGCTTTGTGGCCGCGAGTGCACCGAAACTACTTTGGGCACGGTAGCCGTTGGAGAAGTGGCAGCGCTTACGGCTCGGGGTAGACATTCCGTGTAAACCGAAAATTCGATTTCCACCTTTCAGTATTTTTTTCTAAATTCGGTTAACAAAATCAAAACCTGAAAATTAGAGCTCCAAATAGCTAACCGAAAATACTGCGTGGGCTTAGGTTTATACTGATATAATGAACATTGAGGTCGACTCCCAAACCCCTGAATGGTAATTTTGAGATGGCGATGAATGCACTCCTAGGCGACTCGCGGGGCAGCTCCCCGCCAGCGACCCTGCGCCCGCCCTCGGCCTTCCCCCGCCGAGCTCGATGGcctcctcgccccctccctcttgttGCCCTCGTCCCTGCCCGTGCAGGGTGGGCCCCTCGATGTGCAGACTAAGCCGCCGACGAGGACCTGGCCTCGGCACGAGCTGTGGCAACTAGGCGTCCGCCGAGAAGCCTGTGATTTGGGAATGGATTGGCGGCGACGGTCGCGGCCGAGTTGGGCCTGTTGAGTATCGTGATGATTAAAAAATATAGCATAGACTAGGAATTATTCTAGCTTGTCTTGTACTctaaaaaaataatatataatgATCAGATGTTCCCGAACTCCCGAAAACAATGTCCCAGGTTGGGATGTACCACCGGCCTTCAGATTATACCAATGGCCCAGGTTGTGTGTTCAGGGACTACATCTTGTGTTCTGGAACTTTTGCAGAATATGTGATGAAATGTTGTTGGCCCCTGTGTATTTTTCATTCCACACTTCTGTGCCTACTTAGCAAAAATTGCATATGCATAAGCCACAATGTTTACAACTTAAAAAGTTTAGGAAAAACACAACCGTGGAAGTTCGAAATATGAAACTGCATGACGTTcagataaagaaaaaaaatgactTTTCTTCATTGAAAACGTTACCTGACATGCTCCGCCAGATGATTGTAGTGTTCTGTAGAAAACTTGGACAAAAATAATGAAATATGTTTGCAAACCGAGTCCTATTTTAAAAAATGCATGCAAGATGTACAAATAAAAAAACTATGAGCAGAGTGATTTTGTTGTGTTTAATTTCAGCTAAAATGAGAAAGAAAATTTCCAATCACTCTCTCTCTAAAGTTGACGCGAGAAGTTCAAATATAAAAAACATAAGTTCATGTATAGTAAAAGTGGTGCAATTAAAATTTTCAAAGTGAAAGTATACATTCTAAAAATTGGAGAGCTCGTGAAAACAAAAACCGCCATCCGAAAAACACCACCACCAACTCAAAAAAGCAGCTTTTATGGCTACAAGCACACGCGCACAAACACACATATTTATAATAAAATGATTTTATTTGTTAAAAAACCCCTAGAAGTTCAAATCTAAAAAACAAAGCAGTTCGGTggtaaaaaaattcagattttcctcattattagagaatgaaaacaagaagttcaatttttaaaaacGGAGTAatacaaaattcataaaaaaaggaTGTTCACCATTTGTAGTAAAAAATCTAGAAGTTCATATTTAAATTACAGACCAGTTGAATATTTATTACAATAAATGATTTTTTTTGCTACTAGaagaaataaaccaagaagtccaaattataaAATAAGAACAGTTCGATATTTATAAACTAAATTATAGTTTTCCTTTTAACTAAAAAGATAAAACCAAAAAGTTCGCTATAAAAAATAACGGAGTACATTGGCGTACACGGAAACTCAAATTCTTTTTGTTTCTAGGTAAACTAAAAGTAGGaagttcaattttttttgttttatgtttATTTTAAAACCATATTTTTTAAGAATAAACTAAGAAGTTCAACTCAAAATAACACAGAAGTTTGAAGTCTATAAAAAACTAAGATTTTTTCTCGTACTAAAGAATcaaatgaagaagttcaaattaaaatacaaCAAAGAACTAAAAAATGATTAAAAAGAATTTCctatttttctttttaaaaaaactaCAAGTTCAAACTAAAATAAAGTGATTCCACGTTTATTAAAAAGAATCTAGGATTCAAAATTTTCCTGTTTCTAATGTATAAACCAAGAAGTTCGATTTGAAATGACAAAGAAGTTTGACATTTACTAAAACAACTCCAAATTTTCCCATTTCTAGAAATACACAAAGAGGTTAAAAAAATGGAAAAAAGTGGGTAGTTTGATGTCtataaaaaatcaatttttttgttGCTAAAGGGTAGCGTCATTTTTGGCATTTTAAGATTTTTTTTGAAGCAGATCGATTTTAAAAAGAAAATCAagaatttcaaatttaaaaaacGGAGTAGTTTGATGTATACAAAAAAGTGAAATTTTCCAGTTTCTATGCAAAATTGAAGTATGAAGTTTAATTTTTAAGAAGTTGTACGATGTTTATATAGAAATCATTTTTTATTCGcaaaagaataaaactaagaagttcaaatttaaaaggcCAAGAAGTTCATAGATTAGAAAAACTTAGGATTTACATGCTCAATTTTGAtgagtcactactgcaggatgctgataaggcaacactacaatcagagaccctttgacgaaactgtgtgcaataCATTAATCGCAAACAATGATGTAAAaaacgtcaaaaaagatgcaaaacgtttgtgatgaatgatgcatcaaacacggttcagattttaattgtgtgtgcgatgaggggcatacggttgatctgtacgaactgtttgcgatgagatagaacatcagaaatgggcagccagatcaaggtgtgtgcgatatacgacatacagttcacttcgatgaaccgtttgcgatgattgaggtgaacacaaGCGATTCGGCGtaacaatatgtgtgtgatacccagcaaacaggtcggtaatcagaattgtgtgcgacCATTATAGACGGCCCATACggtcttttttgtgaattgtgtgctcgtcagagcacacagttcaacaaaccaacctattgacgataatgtagaagatctctatcgaatacatattactaaccgtctgcgatgagattgacaagataaacagagatatatacagtctgcttaatttagtccttgttgttgtgttgttgttgttggatggccccgcgacatcgtcttggcgaggacgcttcttgccgTTGATTGTTGGCTTTTCATCGCTGCCGCCATCGTCATTGTCGTtgctgtcgttgtcgtcctcctcctcgtttgaccattcctcctcatcatcatcgtcgtcctcttcttcgtcctccgacggCTCCTCGTCCGTCTGGTTGTTGTCTAACGAATCCGGAGGCGGtgtcccttccatgaaccggatataatcgaggtctgggctcgacgccggactcatggaagacgagcgggatgatttcgatgttgacctatcatcgggcgccagtCTGCTGGCCGAACTATCGTCCTCgctgtcgctcgacatggctgcagagtgttTGCCAGTGTGTAGCGTGGCCTGccagggacgatgaagatggtggacacttaagcagggtatgcagagaagaggaaccgccaattgaagcgggggttgacgtattatctaactgCTGATATAATTAATAAACcacaattatttgtacccagttgCTCCAAATTGCCGGGGTTGCGCatgactcctattggctatttggctggtttcctttttcaggacaaaaacaaagaacgagttttgggattatgcaccggtaccggtgcgaacggagtaggacagttggcaagcaatacattgagctcttcttattgataaaaccagtaataatcaaactataaaggaaaagaaaaaagacaaagaaaaatatctgcacgaatcttcgtgtaacatcaatggcatatgacctagatgtgcattacttagagcacatctagatgtgctttagcaatactgtcaaacaaaacccctaatcatcattgcaaatagcgcatagaacatggctaatgcgacaaccacaactacacatgctagttccttcttgtctcttgctttcatctgttgcctgtgattgattctttcttgcttcatcatactgattgtacattccagatcagccagttCCTTCTTCAGCTTTAcattatcttctgcgagcttggtgataacactccgagccctgccatgccattcttcatctagccagttaacaaaggcacaagcctcatatccctgccaatgttaaatagtattctggatgaatggtggcattaactgaagtaaaatgatgaacttaattagactaacctctaaggggcaactgagaaactgCCTGCCAATGTGgaatccctccgtgcatacacgtcgagcgggagtgtgcccgtgcacacaactcagcttttggtacttctcggtggcgcaaaactcggagtcgaactcgtgttgcgggagtTTGGAGTCAANNNNNNNNNNNNNNNNNNNNNNNNNNNNNNNNNNNNNNNNNNNNNNNNNNNNNNNNNNNNNNNNNNNNNNNNNNNNNNNNNNNNNNNNNNNNNNNNNNNNNNNNNNNNNNNNNNNNNNNNNNNNNNNNNNNNNNNNNNNNNNNNNNNNNNNNNNNNNNNNNNNNNNNNNNNNNNNNNNNNNNNNNNNNNNNNNNNNNNNNNNNNNNNNNNNNNNNNNNNNNNNNNNNNNNNNNNNNNNNNNNNNNNNNNNNNNNNNNNNNNNNNNNNNNNNNNNNNNNNNNNNNNNNNNNNNNNNNNNNNNNNNNNNNNNNNNNNNNNNNNNNNNNNNNNNNNNNNNNNNNNNNNNNNNNNNNNNNNNNNNNNNNNNNNNNNNNNNNNNNNNNNNNNNNNNNNNNNNNNNNNNNNNNNNNNNNNNNNNNNNNNNNNNNNNNNNNNNNNNNNNNNNNNNNNNNNNNNNNNNNNNNNNNNNNNNNNNNNNNNNNNNNNNNNNNNNNNNNNNNNNNNNNNNNNNNNNNNNNNNNNNNNNNNNNNNNNNNNAAGAGCTATACTTTGggcatgctaaaaaagatcgggatagattggaacctgataGGATGATTTAGATCCATAGTACActtgccttctgatgaccttaggcaagtgctcggcggcgaccgccgtcgtggcggcgatacgagcaggagTAGACGCACCGAAGCCATCAGCACCACTCGTTCTCATTCCCCCAATGTAAGCGCCatgcgagggaatttggaggctatgtagggatttgggggaaatggggaaactgtggagataagctaacggtcgggaactacttatggcactatatgttgtatacggcacactatttatacatgtcgtttgtgttaggtattacaacgtcacacacgatttccgcaccaaattaccgtgtgagaagacaacgtaggttaGACATGGTTGCtgttacataaccgtatgtgatgtactaccctgtccatataattgagttacggtGAGATACCGTGTAAACAGTCGCTCTACGGATATCCATAAAAAATAGccgctctgcatatagagatggcggcggcggcctaggtagcggctaccggagaagaggtcaatcctcaaTCAATGGGTGGTGGCGgtgtcataggaggtcaatccttggTCTACaacgggagataggaggagctcaaccatcgaggtcggcggcagcgtgattcgagcacatccatcgcggtcgatggcaggatagtggaggtcgaacttcaggcggcagccACCCTAAGCTTTGCTCCTTGACCCTGCTGTCCTGGTGTGCCACCGCATCGCGCTtgtctgtctgctgggtggaggtcgccgcgcggctaattaattaaggtattcttttcatgagtggcttaattaaggtattcaattcctaagtgtagtgttgtactagtactctgcgtgtaaattgactggccattaatttttgtcattgcacgtccggataacaacatggagcgccctcactaattattaaaataaaaccttgtgatttatgcacgcatctttggacattagttaatccgtgtattaatgttgttgttttgtttttaattaccattcgtgtgCTGCAGATGGAACGATGTCGATGGATGAAGAATCAGAAAACCACATATTTTATCAGTGgtgtgacagagttcatgaatttggctgaaagtacaaagaggagaattggtgatgcggattacattctgtgtccatgtactgattgtgccaatacagagtcacatgaagttgcacatgtccagatgcacttagtctctaggggattcatggatggatatacacgttggaccagacatggtgaagaggaggtcatggatgaagatacccagggcagcgagatgccaaaccccaatcagtgtcacatggatgttgaatctaacatcagggcagaggcgtcaagctaccaatggaacaccggaaagccgaaacgcccactggaaaaccaagacatCGACGCAGAggacgacgatc
The Triticum dicoccoides isolate Atlit2015 ecotype Zavitan chromosome 3A, WEW_v2.0, whole genome shotgun sequence genome window above contains:
- the LOC119269162 gene encoding beta-glucuronosyltransferase GlcAT14A-like, translated to MPRASWLLACSPCAGLASLAALTTGLLVLGYASSSFLRDAAYGYDDPYSPDAADAASTAPPATVPRRGAGYPPVLAYYISGGHGDSVRMTRLLKAVYHPRNRYLLHLDAGAGAYERARLAGYVRSEQPFLEYGNVHVVGKGSPVDGRGASAVAAVLRGASVLMRIGADWDWLVTLAASDYPLVSQDDLLYAFSTVPRDLNFIDHRMDSETAPVVVLDQNLLQNTNAEISFSSGHRPKPDAFELFKGSPWTILSRAFVKHCVVAPDNLPRTLLMYFSNALNPMEFYFQTVMANSAHFKNSTVNHTFRIAVPDAAPPHRSRYDAVVSSGAAFAGRFGDDGDEALLQRIDEELLRRPLDGVTPGQWCAGSDEQAAGEECSVGGDIDVVRQGEAGQRLASLMAGLVGAGP